The genomic segment ggcccaagctcatctaagatggactgatgcaaagtggaaaagtgttctgtggtctgatgagtccaaatttcaaattgtttttggaaactgtggacgttgtgtcctccggactaaagaggaaaaaataccacaacggagaccccggactgttgaacaacttaagctgtacatcaagcaagaatgggaaataattctacctgaaaagcttcaaaaattggtctactgagttcccaaacttttactgagtgtcgttaaaaggaaaggccatgtaacacagtggtgaacatgcccctctgccaaattttttgcaatgtgttgctgtcattaaattgtaagttaatgattatttgctaaattaatttagtttctcagttcaaacgttaaatatcttgtctttgcagtctattcaattgaatataagttgaaaaagatttgcaaatcattgtattctgtttttatgtacgatttacacaacgtgccaacttcactggttttgtacaccAGCGGCTCGTAGCAGCCAAtataagtacaaaataaaatgtgtcccaAAATTAGGTGGATGCCGTTTATATtctatagcccggaaattacaatgatttgtttttattgctgatgTCGGCGtaatatccgatatcaatatgTTTATCCCTAGTTGATGGTCATCTTTCACTCACTCTCCTGTTGTAGCTCCAGGAGAACACTCTCTCTTCCGTACACGTTGGAGATGCTGCAATGGACGTTGACGGCAGGACCGTTGTTGTTTACTCGCTCGCCTTTCTCCCGCAGCTTGATCATGCCGGTGGAGGTCTGCCCGTCCGTGTGCGTGTAGAAGTTGTACCGGCCTTCTGTTTCGTTGATGGTGATGTTCAAGTCAGGTAGGTAGAACTCGATGGTGGGTTCCGGGTTTCCTGTGGCCATGCAGACACACTGGACACCCTCCCTCACCACGGTACATTTGGACTCTTCCAGAAGAACCGGAGCGTCTAACATGGACATAAATTAGACTGTTTTTGAGTTGCTCAAGGTTTTACAGGAGTACAAATGCTATGTCGTACTCACACTCCACTGTGATGTTCAGGGAGCTGCTGGCCCGGCCGTGCTCATTCTCAGCCAGGCAGCGGTACTGCCCGTCTCCCTGTGGTGTGATGCCCTCCAGCTCCAGCACTGACAGCTCATCCGCAGTGATCATGCCCACCAGTTCGCCATCCTTCAGCCAGGTAAGTGTTGGTGCCGGGCTACCCTGAGTGCTGCAGTGCAGGGCAAGCGAGGTTCCCTCCAGAACCGTCATGGAGTTGTTGACAATGGGTTCGCGGGGAGGGTCTACAAGAAGAGTCAGTCTTTTCATTGGATTCAACACACTCAAAACCTTTTGGAGGACTTACACTTGACGGCCAAGTAGAGAGACGTGTTCATGACGCCGTAGCCGTTGTCCCCGATGCAGGTGTAGACTCCTTCTTCTGCAGgcgtcacgtcatttaaggtaAGAGAAAGGTTGGACTCTGTGTCCCACATCAATTCCTGGTCTCCAAACTTCCAGGAGATCCTGGGTGCAGGGTTACTGTCCACCTCGCAATGCAGAGTCACAGAGTTTCCCTCCATCACCTCTGAGGAGACGTTTACCCACACTGAGCGTGGGGCATCTGAGAGGACACAAAGATGAAGAACCGTCGGTTCTTGCTGTCTACTATGCAAGCCTTGGTCACCCAGATAAAATGGAATCAGGGACCACTGAGGAAACTTTAACTAGCAAAATCTTCAGGCATACCGCTATTGAACTGTGGCTGCTACACTAAACTACACCCTGGAATGTTTGGCAATCAGTCGCAGGACACAGAGACAGGCCAGCATTTATATTACATAGTTTAGGAATTGGAATAAATAGTATGCTGAACAGGTAAATACTCCTGAAAGGACATTTGTCGGAGCATGAAATTCAGCTCAGATGTTTATTCAATTTCACTTACACTTGATGTCCAGAGAGACCAGCCTCTCGTAGACGAACGTGGTGTTGGGGTAGTAAACCCTGCAGCCCAGCAACTGACCGTTGTGCACCGGCCTGGGCGTAAATGTCAGGGTGCTGGACACTACCGCGGTGTTGCCCTCCTCCGCGTAGTCCGAGCTGAACTCCGGGTCAGGCAGGTAGTCCGTGTACATCCACTGGATCTCAGGGGTCAAGTCGGGGCAGTTATCAGGAGCGTAGCATGTCAGCTCCAGACTCTCGTCGCTGACTATCTCCTCTGGGACATCGATGCTGGGTTGTTCTGAAGACAGAACAATATTGTTAGAAGATGCAACACTTTCAATCAATCTGACAATTGACTCGACCTCTGACTCTTAATATTTCTTTTTAAGAAGACATTTTGGATATTTGTGGTGCGACACTTTGGGGAATCTTGGAAATAGTCTTCCAAGAAGAGTGAAAGACATTAAGACTTTTCCTTCCTGTAGTAGTTTCCCAAGAGTATGGTCcattaaatgtattgtattgtgtcTTACCCAGAACTTTGAGTTCAGCAAAGTCCGGAAAGGTGTACACGTTTGCACCGCCGAGGTCTGCCCGGAAGTAGTATCTCCCTGAGTGTTCTGGTCCGACGCTGTTGATGAGCAAGGTGCAGTTCCTCTGTTGGAGGTCCCCCAGCAATTTGGTGCGACCCTTGTAGCTCTCATGTACGACATCCGTGCGTGACTTGGCCACGACCGGCGGAAAGAGTTGAGGGTAGGGCTGGCCATAATACCAGACGCCGTGAACGCCACGGTACGGCCTGACGCCGGACGGGTACATGAACGTGCATGGGATGACAACGCATGTGTTGGTCATGGCCGAGATGTCCCGCGGTAACCAGACGGTCCACTGGGAAGCGACGTCTACAAGTAGAAGTAAAACTAAGGCATGCTTGACGGTCTTAGAATTGCTGTACCATCCAATAAGAGTTTCTTACCATTGATGATTAACAGGAGCGGTAACAGCAGCGTCAAACACCACATGGTCTCTGGAACATACAATATCCTGTTAGTTATACCACATAATCATCACCTTCGTCATTTACAGCCTGAGTCATTTCCACCTTCTCACACTTATAAACATGAGAGGAGCTTTGATTTGAACCCAACTGTGACTTGGTAGAAAATAAGTCAACAGTCCAATGCTACTTCAAAATCTTAGGATGTAAGTTTTTTACAAACAATTTTCCATACATGCAAGACACAgaagacaatttagtgttgccaatcaacctatccccaagtgcatgtctttggatggcacccacgcagtcacagggggaacatgcaaactccacacagaaggaccccgagcccggggatcgaacccaggaccttcttactaACCACTAACGACCGTGCTGTTCGGCTTGTGGGTCATTGGCACATTTTACCcttgggcacccctgatctaaatagtCAAGTTTAATCGTTTTCTCTGTGCTCTGTCAGAGTTGAAGCCAGTTCCCAGTAGACCGAGGACCTCACCAAACTATCCAATCTCTGCCGTGTTTCTTTGTTCATtggagtgggttttttttttagttcacaAAGAgatccttttttgggggggggggggggatcgccGTAAGCTGTgctctttaaaaaaatacatcaaacaaATCAGATTGTACCACAAAGTAGTCAAATACAGCCCTAACTGTACTAGCTATTAGAGTTTGTATGATGCAACAGTTTGACGCTGGGACagattgttactgtgacaaaTACTGTGTTTAAAATGCGTGTATCAGTACAAGCAGCTGGAATACCTTTGAATTGTGACGTTTCAAAACAAACAGATGTTTGGCAGGAAGAGGCACTTCACTGGTGGGCGGTCACTCACACCCAAGCAGCTTGTCAACCGTTTTCTCTGGAACAATACAAGTTAAGAGTGTCATCACGCCCCACATCTCCAGAAACATAATACTCAAATGAGATTACTTTCACACTTGTAGTGGACCggacataatgtatatatttttaaagatacATGGTGTGCAATTGGGCTTAGCGTTCACGCTGGTATTTTAGTCATGTGACCAAAGGCTGCACCGTAAAGAACATAAAGCAAGGACTTGACTGGGCAGCTCAAGTACTGTAGTACCCAGACTTTTGACTGTTCTAAAATAcgagctgtctcttggctaattgttatgcctAAAGTTGCGAGCGAAAATTTGTGTTGCGATCCTatccaccactagttggcgtagtaaATATCACAGTGAACACTGTAAGATCCGACTAGAACATTCCGTCTTACTCACaaccattagcttatagctagagattgaaAGGAAAACAGTAAGTATGAAGGACAGTGCTGGAAAGAAGAAGTGGATTATATTCGTTGAGTTAAAgaattaaatcatcaaaaacatgacagagcgcGGACTAAGCTAACTTGGGGAAGCAGTTGGAGCGTAGCACTGCTCGTCTGCACCATACGGAGCAGAATGAGTCAATAACGTTAGTCCAGGACATTAAAATAGCATCTAAACGGCgggcatttatccatgaaaatatggaggagCTGCTGCCGGTGTGTTTAACGAAGAAGaggctggaaggagataccgtagaagtccaccaTCCAATATAAATATTAGGGATTCAACAGCTACGGAtgtgtactgttcacatttgtaCCGATATAGTACCAATTCCTCTGTATCTGGGAATCAATACCTGTACTCAACGATACAAATTTTCCGTACTCTTGTGtgttacgtttccatgcactaaattagtcagatttctCAAATAGCTCGGTTTTCTGTATTTTCACACCCACTTGTGAAGTCCAAAAGTCCATGCGCTCTCACCGATGCGACGATTGGTCACACGAAGTGTGTCTCCCATACACTGGAgggcgcttatttccttttagccCAGATAAATGTATCTATTTTCCGGTTGATCTATGTCGTCACACCAAAACAAGATTATCTTTCTGACAATATTAtctgtccgctgtaatattggcacagatgacAAATATTAGATGTttgatggctatgctgatgttaaatcgCAGACCGCGATTGTCTTAGATTGcactacgaacatgacgctactacagAGAAGGTCTCGGAGTTGCTGGATTGGAGAACGCAGGTCCGAAGCGAAGACTGGTGGGCGAGACTCAAGAGAGTTGTTTTGAAGGAATTTTTGGACAGACAATGGAAAGAAAACTTTGGAGTGTctgcgtctgcagtgatgcagaccctgcattggtccgtcgtggtgaaaaaggagctaaaCCAGAAGGCAAAGCCCTCTATTTACCAGTCTATCTACCTTCCTATCTgcgcctatggtcatgagttttgaccaaaaggacaagatcacaggtacaagcagccaaaatgagtttcctccgtcgagtggcggagctctcccttagagatagggtgagaagctctgtcattcgggagctcagagtaaagctgctgctcctccacatcgagaggaggtagatgaggtggttcagggcaggtgtttagggcgcgtccAACCGGTagaagaagacccaggacacggtggagagactgtgtctcccagctggcctgggaacgcctcgggataccccgggaagaactggacaaagtagctggggagagggaagtctttgCTTagactatgtctacactaagacggataaccccttaaacaaataaatatttagccacactaaatcagcgtttaaggttccctaactcagacaattttttacacgggtaaatgtgccgtgtatttcttgaatctccggctcttagcttagtatggactcattgatcgtttacaaattgagttcggagaggaagtgatgccagaaagatgGAGGCTAGTCATCCAGACATGACAGCctgtgtggaaatcacacatgaataccttaagagaagcaaatgcgcgattgcagctatttaggatacaacacatctcagacggcaacatagacggttgagcgacggttttggataaggcctggaagaacggcggTCtgatgggatatgtttgtcaacgagtgtgttgtgccagctgaacggcaagagaactttcgaatgtccaggtcagctgtgattctacttagtgaaaaactttgtctaTTTGTCGATTGGGAGACAACAACAGACTACGAAAAACAGagaatacatttggactggcaaagcagactattactagttattgtccgcgatgtatgtcgagcgattactcaacgtacAGTTTTGTattccataactattgtgaagccgtcaagtacgaccgccaatttcagccttcaagcacagtgtcctgaccagatatctattattgttgtaaaatgttctttatcacattgtttactttcacacatccattaaagatatgattcatgtaagATGGCTCagatgtgattcactacaatagtctaacagctgctgatggtgaggccagcaaggtttactgttaaaagaaatgtggcaatagtctacattgaaacacagggtaaggatacacttccaggtcagaggtgactatgacgcgcgCATTATTTTCGCggatgcgtactaggtcgcgttgagcCAGCAGACGGAGGggaggagggggtcttaaacgaccattgtgtgtgtgtgtggacacggataaggttaggtgggatttagtggcttagtgtagaaggggccttaggctGCTGCCGCCGCGACCCATCttcagataagcagaagaagatggatggatggatggatggatggactaatttagtgcatggacacgtactgagtgATACTTTGTTTCTTTTGATAGGAAGAAAAGTTGTTCCTCTTaacacaaaaaactaaaaatggaCTGTACTGTATTGTTGCACCTCTAGTACTGTACATTAGTATTACACTACTGCCGTACattctattgtgttgtttttcatacaTTATTTCTtacctaaaagttagtttttctttagaACTTATGAATTTTGATGTTGATTTTAATTCATCAAAtggctgacgttgatttgacttaaGAGCCAACTGGTATCCTGAAGTACCGATCGTGtattccaggggtgtccaaagtgcggcccgggggtcattttttaacggccccacggcacattttaaaaatacgattggaaaaaattaaaaacatacaaaatgGTATAaaggagcaaacaggtgaaatgtaacaaggaaatgttgcaatgtttactctaatcacacaaagctgccatgcaggctgtttctttctttaaaaaataataatgaatgaaaatcaatgtcattatgaattattgacctattcaaggctccaattacgtcacattaaatattccactttgagatattttttggggaaaatgttgcatattttgtgtctgccatataaaaaactgagctgttttttttaaagaagggcctcaaacgaacaaacaaaaaacataaacaacaataaaatgtataattgccggatagatctgaagttgagattattgtgttaaaagtaaacagtaaaaaaaatgtatgatttattttttaacactttaatgagtaggacccttttgggtccccaataatgttagtgtgatttgtttttaagtgtcgttgctcaaaaaataataatgaattaaaatcaatgttgttatgagttattgacccttttaaggctccaattattatataatctcaaatattccacttaaaaattttattgggtgaaaatattgcatattttgtgttttttccataaaaaaattggttttctttgacaaaaagagcgtacaacttaaatctttaaaaacgttatattgacagatagacctaatgtttatctagggatttaaaacttgaataataataaaaaataataatactgaataatgacacattctttatatttttttgaccaaaaccctttggggtacccgggatcaagcttgagtggaggcctaaatgtatattttttatacatatattgtattgtttttttaaataaaaaatatcaaaatggccccttcttgctctgatttttcagtgtgcggccctcggtggaaaaagtttggacacccctggtgtattcCAAACCAAAATGCCGTTCGCCGGGTGGAATATGTTTGTCCTTTCTGCTATATTCGCCCGGTTAGAGTTCAACAAAAGCTTTTAAAACACACTTTTTAAAGAGCTGAGTCAGCACTTCCAACACATTTCCATGTGTTATTTCTGCATGCTCATTTCAACACGAGCCCGGGTCTTTGAGGCAAGTGAACCAAGACCACCATCGGTCAGAGTTTGGTGCAACGCAGTGTTGAGCTGATTGCATCCACACACGACCAGAGGGCCCGCGCCGACGAGCGTTGAAGTCCACGGGAAGGCACGGCGTGCTCAGTGTGACGTCGCACGGCGAGCTGGTTTGTCAGTTTGCCCCTCGTCACGTCAGCCCGCAGAATGAAAGACGCTCAGTGTTGACGCGACGCGTCAGCTCCGTGTGGGTGGACTCCTGACGCCGTGTGCTCAATGGACAAGTGGAGCTACACGTCCATAACAATGTCAACTACTGTGGTCAAGTGAAAGTGCACATAAAGAGAGCTGCCTTTCAACTTTCTGAACACGGAGCCTCGAGCGTGCACGATTGCATGAGCTCCGAGGAGAGGATTTATGCGTCACGTTGGGGCAGCCGGCGTGTGCAGATGGTCAGCCCGAAGAGTGGATTGCAATGGCGAACGCATCTCGAGTGATATTAGTCAACACTCAATGTTTCAATCTCAGAAGTGATGCGGCTCAGGCATGCATTAagtttcactaattattattattattattattattatcttcttAAATCTTTTACTTCACAAAAACATAAATTAcaataacatgtatatatatatatatatatatatatatatatatatatatatatatatatatatatatatatatatatatatatatatatatacagtcacgatcaaaagtttacatacacttgtaaagaacataatgtcatggctgtcttgagtatcCAATAatgtctacaactcttatttttttgtgatagagtgattggagcacatacttgttggtccccaaaaacattcatgaagtttggttcttttatgaatgtattatgggtctactgaaaatgtgagaccaacaagtatgtgctccaatcactctatcacaaaaaaataagagttgtagaaattattggatactcaagacagccatgacattatgttctttacaagtgtatgtaaacttttgattgcgactatatatatatatatatatatatatatatatatatatatatatatatatatatatatatatatatatatatatatatatacatacatatgtgcatatacatatgtatacata from the Entelurus aequoreus isolate RoL-2023_Sb linkage group LG20, RoL_Eaeq_v1.1, whole genome shotgun sequence genome contains:
- the mag gene encoding myelin-associated glycoprotein isoform X5; this translates as MRQACTQTMWCLTLLLPLLLIINDVASQWTVWLPRDISAMTNTCVVIPCTFMYPSGVRPYRGVHGVWYYGQPYPQLFPPVVAKSRTDVVHESYKGRTKLLGDLQQRNCTLLINSVGPEHSGRYYFRADLGGANVYTFPDFAELKVLEQPSIDVPEEIVSDESLELTCYAPDNCPDLTPEIQWMYTDYLPDPEFSSDYAEEGNTAVVSSTLTFTPRPVHNGQLLGCRVYYPNTTFVYERLVSLDIKYAPRSVWVNVSSEVMEGNSVTLHCEVDSNPAPRISWKFGDQELMWDTESNLSLTLNDVTPAEEGVYTCIGDNGYGVMNTSLYLAVKYPPREPIVNNSMTVLEGTSLALHCSTQGSPAPTLTWLKDGELVGMITADELSVLELEGITPQGDGQYRCLAENEHGRASSSLNITVEYAPVLLEESKCTVVREGVQCVCMATGNPEPTIEFYLPDLNITINETEGRYNFYTHTDGQTSTGMIKLREKGERVNNNGPAVNVHCSISNVYGRESVLLELQQEKKYLMAVIVGTIGGVAVIAFIIAAVRYVGHNNKNLRQSCWAQSLTPF
- the mag gene encoding myelin-associated glycoprotein isoform X1 — translated: MRQACTQTMWCLTLLLPLLLIINDVASQWTVWLPRDISAMTNTCVVIPCTFMYPSGVRPYRGVHGVWYYGQPYPQLFPPVVAKSRTDVVHESYKGRTKLLGDLQQRNCTLLINSVGPEHSGRYYFRADLGGANVYTFPDFAELKVLEQPSIDVPEEIVSDESLELTCYAPDNCPDLTPEIQWMYTDYLPDPEFSSDYAEEGNTAVVSSTLTFTPRPVHNGQLLGCRVYYPNTTFVYERLVSLDIKYAPRSVWVNVSSEVMEGNSVTLHCEVDSNPAPRISWKFGDQELMWDTESNLSLTLNDVTPAEEGVYTCIGDNGYGVMNTSLYLAVKYPPREPIVNNSMTVLEGTSLALHCSTQGSPAPTLTWLKDGELVGMITADELSVLELEGITPQGDGQYRCLAENEHGRASSSLNITVEYAPVLLEESKCTVVREGVQCVCMATGNPEPTIEFYLPDLNITINETEGRYNFYTHTDGQTSTGMIKLREKGERVNNNGPAVNVHCSISNVYGRESVLLELQQEKKYLMAVIVGTIGGVAVIAFIIAAVRYVGHNNKKENGYPRQDVVLENPALYYSAAKKDKQNLRKKVLKTELLGSKFNSILEETTGEDGDFHPAGSLAGMERRELNYAALEFGGARPREGASGRGDDGGSYAEIKAK
- the mag gene encoding myelin-associated glycoprotein isoform X2 yields the protein MWCLTLLLPLLLIINDVASQWTVWLPRDISAMTNTCVVIPCTFMYPSGVRPYRGVHGVWYYGQPYPQLFPPVVAKSRTDVVHESYKGRTKLLGDLQQRNCTLLINSVGPEHSGRYYFRADLGGANVYTFPDFAELKVLEQPSIDVPEEIVSDESLELTCYAPDNCPDLTPEIQWMYTDYLPDPEFSSDYAEEGNTAVVSSTLTFTPRPVHNGQLLGCRVYYPNTTFVYERLVSLDIKYAPRSVWVNVSSEVMEGNSVTLHCEVDSNPAPRISWKFGDQELMWDTESNLSLTLNDVTPAEEGVYTCIGDNGYGVMNTSLYLAVKYPPREPIVNNSMTVLEGTSLALHCSTQGSPAPTLTWLKDGELVGMITADELSVLELEGITPQGDGQYRCLAENEHGRASSSLNITVEYAPVLLEESKCTVVREGVQCVCMATGNPEPTIEFYLPDLNITINETEGRYNFYTHTDGQTSTGMIKLREKGERVNNNGPAVNVHCSISNVYGRESVLLELQQEKKYLMAVIVGTIGGVAVIAFIIAAVRYVGHNNKKENGYPRQDVVLENPALYYSAAKKDKQNLRKKVLKTELLGSKFNSILEETTGEDGDFHPAGSLAGMERRELNYAALEFGGARPREGASGRGDDGGSYAEIKAK
- the mag gene encoding myelin-associated glycoprotein isoform X3; translation: MRQACTQTMWCLTLLLPLLLIINDVASQWTVWLPRDISAMTNTCVVIPCTFMYPSGVRPYRGVHGVWYYGQPYPQLFPPVVAKSRTDVVHESYKGRTKLLGDLQQRNCTLLINSVGPEHSGRYYFRADLGGANVYTFPDFAELKVLEQPSIDVPEEIVSDESLELTCYAPDNCPDLTPEIQWMYTDYLPDPEFSSDYAEEGNTAVVSSTLTFTPRPVHNGQLLGCRVYYPNTTFVYERLVSLDIKYAPRSVWVNVSSEVMEGNSVTLHCEVDSNPAPRISWKFGDQELMWDTESNLSLTLNDVTPAEEGVYTCIGDNGYGVMNTSLYLAVKYPPREPIVNNSMTVLEGTSLALHCSTQGSPAPTLTWLKDGELVGMITADELSVLELEGITPQGDGQYRCLAENEHGRASSSLNITVEYAPVLLEESKCTVVREGVQCVCMATGNPEPTIEFYLPDLNITINETEGRYNFYTHTDGQTSTGMIKLREKGERVNNNGPAVNVHCSISNVYGRESVLLELQQEKKYLMAVIVGTIGGVAVIAFIIAAVRYVGHNNKKENGYPRQDVVLENPALYYSAAKKDKQNLRKKVGEDGDFHPAGSLAGMERRELNYAALEFGGARPREGASGRGDDGGSYAEIKAK
- the mag gene encoding myelin-associated glycoprotein isoform X4, with protein sequence MRQACTQTMWCLTLLLPLLLIINDVASQWTVWLPRDISAMTNTCVVIPCTFMYPSGVRPYRGVHGVWYYGQPYPQLFPPVVAKSRTDVVHESYKGRTKLLGDLQQRNCTLLINSVGPEHSGRYYFRADLGGANVYTFPDFAELKVLEQPSIDVPEEIVSDESLELTCYAPDNCPDLTPEIQWMYTDYLPDPEFSSDYAEEGNTAVVSSTLTFTPRPVHNGQLLGCRVYYPNTTFVYERLVSLDIKYAPRSVWVNVSSEVMEGNSVTLHCEVDSNPAPRISWKFGDQELMWDTESNLSLTLNDVTPAEEGVYTCIGDNGYGVMNTSLYLAVKYPPREPIVNNSMTVLEGTSLALHCSTQGSPAPTLTWLKDGELVGMITADELSVLELEGITPQGDGQYRCLAENEHGRASSSLNITVEYAPVLLEESKCTVVREGVQCVCMATGNPEPTIEFYLPDLNITINETEGRYNFYTHTDGQTSTGMIKLREKGERVNNNGPAVNVHCSISNVYGRESVLLELQQEKKYLMAVIVGTIGGVAVIAFIIAAVRYVGHNNKKEKTGISTLRALWQEWRGES